One Algibacter sp. L3A6 genomic region harbors:
- a CDS encoding phage tail protein: MMKLKIKITGLFLICLLSNFNSTAQEGYIGEVRIFAGNFAPRGWALCQGQLLAISQYDALFSIVGTIYGGDGRTTFALPDLRGRAAIGTGDGPGLSTYREGSKGGRENITLTVSNMPSHNHTATFTQTSGVSTIPAVAEEANSDNPTNNSLAIPSIGGANKIYSSDTPDANLLNGNVNVEGNVNILNNGSQQPFDIRTPYLGINYIICLQGIYPSRS; the protein is encoded by the coding sequence ATGATGAAATTGAAAATTAAAATTACCGGATTATTCTTAATCTGCTTATTATCAAATTTTAACAGTACAGCCCAAGAAGGCTATATTGGAGAAGTGAGAATATTTGCAGGTAATTTTGCTCCCCGAGGTTGGGCACTTTGTCAAGGACAGTTATTAGCAATCTCTCAATATGACGCATTGTTCTCAATTGTAGGAACAATATATGGTGGAGATGGCAGAACGACATTTGCATTACCAGATTTACGCGGGAGAGCAGCTATAGGGACTGGTGATGGTCCTGGATTGTCTACTTATAGAGAAGGATCTAAAGGAGGAAGAGAAAATATTACTTTAACTGTTTCAAATATGCCTTCTCACAATCATACCGCTACATTTACCCAAACATCCGGTGTTTCAACCATACCAGCCGTTGCGGAAGAAGCAAACTCAGATAATCCTACAAATAATAGTCTAGCAATTCCTAGTATTGGAGGAGCTAACAAAATATATAGTAGCGATACTCCTGATGCGAACTTATTAAATGGAAATGTTAACGTAGAAGGAAATGTTAATATTCTTAATAACGGAAGCCAACAGCCTTTTGATATTAGAACTCCTTATTTGGGTATTAATTATATAATTTGTCTTCAAGGCATATACCCATCACGCAGCTAA
- a CDS encoding DUF3817 domain-containing protein has translation MFSLLNIFRIVAFLEGVSYLLLLFIATPIKYISDNPEYVKLLGMPHGMLFIVYIILAFLIKSDMKWTNKTFLIVLVASVIPFGTFYVESKLLKPTV, from the coding sequence ATGTTTTCATTATTAAATATTTTCAGAATTGTAGCCTTTTTAGAAGGTGTATCTTATCTTCTTTTATTATTTATTGCAACTCCAATTAAATACATCTCCGATAATCCTGAATACGTAAAACTTTTAGGTATGCCTCACGGAATGCTTTTTATTGTCTACATTATTTTAGCTTTTTTAATTAAAAGTGATATGAAATGGACTAATAAAACCTTTCTTATTGTGCTTGTAGCTTCAGTTATTCCTTTCGGAACTTTTTATGTTGAAAGCAAACTTTTAAAACCAACCGTTTAA
- a CDS encoding mechanosensitive ion channel family protein — protein MSGLQHKFYDYLILSGFTENSAKYLNMLALLVALLIAVFIIDFVTRKILVKTFAQFASVSKSNFDDLLVANKVPRNIAHIIPLLVAIRFVPEVFGDFPTFEDVFERGLEVFAIILILWIVRSSLNALKDYLKTLPRFKDKPIDSYIQVFMIFSWLGGIMSAIAILTGIEFIKFVTGLGAISAVIILVFKDTIMGFVASIQVSINDMVRIGDWITFEKYGADGDVIEINLATVKVQNFDKTITTIPTYALISDSFKNWRGMTNSEGRRIKRALYIKQTGVKYLTDADVEKLKEIHLITSYLEGRQEDIKTYNNANNVDKNLLLNGRNLSNLGVFRKYIDTYLKQHSAVNKDMMIMARQLAPTTQGIPLEIYAFSSDKRWENYEYIMSDIFDHLIAALPYFDLEIFELPSHGSFKA, from the coding sequence ATGAGTGGTTTGCAACATAAATTTTATGACTATTTAATATTAAGTGGTTTTACCGAAAACTCGGCCAAGTATTTAAACATGCTTGCACTATTAGTTGCGTTACTAATAGCTGTGTTTATTATAGATTTTGTAACGCGAAAAATACTAGTAAAAACCTTTGCTCAGTTTGCTTCGGTATCTAAATCTAATTTTGACGATTTATTGGTTGCCAATAAAGTACCACGTAATATAGCACACATTATTCCTTTACTTGTAGCTATTAGATTTGTACCTGAAGTATTTGGAGATTTTCCAACTTTTGAAGATGTTTTTGAGCGTGGCTTAGAAGTTTTTGCCATTATTTTAATCCTCTGGATTGTTAGAAGCTCGCTTAATGCTTTAAAAGATTACCTAAAAACCTTACCGCGTTTTAAAGATAAACCTATTGATAGTTACATACAGGTTTTTATGATTTTCTCTTGGCTTGGCGGTATTATGTCGGCCATTGCCATTTTAACAGGTATTGAGTTTATAAAATTTGTTACCGGTTTAGGTGCTATTTCTGCAGTAATTATACTTGTTTTTAAAGATACTATTATGGGCTTTGTAGCCAGTATTCAAGTATCTATTAACGATATGGTGCGTATTGGCGATTGGATTACTTTTGAAAAATACGGAGCCGATGGTGATGTTATCGAAATTAATTTAGCTACCGTTAAAGTGCAAAACTTCGATAAAACGATAACCACCATACCGACTTACGCCTTAATATCCGATTCGTTTAAAAACTGGCGTGGTATGACGAATTCTGAAGGAAGACGTATTAAGCGAGCGCTTTACATCAAGCAAACTGGTGTTAAATATTTAACTGATGCTGATGTTGAAAAACTAAAAGAGATTCATTTAATAACGTCTTATTTAGAAGGCAGACAAGAAGATATTAAAACTTACAACAACGCGAACAACGTTGATAAAAACCTATTACTAAACGGACGTAACCTTAGTAATTTAGGTGTTTTTAGAAAATACATTGATACTTATTTAAAGCAGCACTCTGCGGTAAATAAAGACATGATGATTATGGCGCGCCAATTGGCACCAACTACACAAGGTATTCCTTTAGAAATTTATGCTTTTAGTAGCGATAAACGCTGGGAAAACTACGAGTATATTATGTCGGATATTTTCGATCATCTTATAGCGGCTCTACCCTATTTCGATCTAGAAATTTTTGAGCTGCCAAGTCATGGTAGTTTTAAAGCTTAA
- a CDS encoding zinc-dependent metalloprotease yields MKKTILVTLSLMMCLASTTNYAQSKRKKNKKDKSEISKPVEKKKEGKIKPYNEVITKSAISDDGLFKTHQVGESYFYEIPMEHLGKDMLLVSRISKLPANMGDGYVNAGTKTNSRLVTWERFQNKILIKEKSYSSVANEELPISISVKSNNYEPTLFAFDISAFSKDSTAVVVDVTKFYTSDVKAISGLPAYMRTEYKVKNLDASRSFINSVKSFPENIEVVQDMTYNASAPPSFRSGESISLQMNQSMILLPENPMQSRFSDERVGWFTLDYVDYGSEALKSDTKTFIRKWRMEPKDPEAYARGELVEPIKPIVYYLDPATPENLRKYIKEGVELWQGPFEKAGFKNAIIAKDPPSKEEDPDFSPEDIRYSVIRYVASTTRNAMGPSVSDPRTGEIIESDIIWYHNHLRSYRNRYLIETGAANPAARTLNTPKEDIGEMMKMVIAHEVGHTLGLPHNMSASKAYDVESYRNGDFTQKNGIASTIMDYARYNYIAQPGDQNIRFIRQLGAYDDYAINWGYRVIPEANTPEAELITLDGWILEKAGDPKYIFGKQRSRFDPTSQTEDIGNDAIKASTYALKNLKYVSIHLPEWTSDVTNDYDDLEELYDELFGAWRRYISHVLTNVGGVHENLINPNQSGIPFVAVPKETQKASVQWLHENAFTTPSWLVEKELLSRTDFEGYTARLGKYQSSFLNKLLSQEILERLIDHETIDANNYSALELLQDVRKGLWTEANATKNVDIYRRNLQRAYIERMAFLMTESSDVRALARGELSVLKKIVISASYRSTDTTTKYHYKDCLERINTILDPK; encoded by the coding sequence ATGAAAAAAACAATACTAGTAACTTTATCATTAATGATGTGCTTAGCTTCTACAACCAACTATGCGCAATCTAAACGAAAAAAGAATAAAAAAGATAAAAGTGAAATATCTAAACCCGTTGAAAAGAAAAAAGAAGGTAAAATAAAACCTTACAACGAAGTTATTACTAAAAGTGCTATTTCCGATGATGGTTTGTTTAAAACACATCAGGTTGGTGAGTCTTACTTTTACGAAATTCCTATGGAGCATTTGGGGAAAGATATGCTTCTGGTAAGCAGGATATCTAAACTGCCTGCTAACATGGGAGACGGTTATGTTAATGCGGGAACTAAAACCAATTCGCGCTTAGTAACGTGGGAGCGTTTTCAAAACAAAATATTAATTAAAGAGAAATCTTATAGTTCGGTAGCTAATGAAGAGTTACCAATTAGTATTTCGGTTAAATCTAATAATTACGAACCTACATTATTTGCTTTTGATATTAGCGCGTTTAGCAAAGATTCTACTGCGGTAGTGGTCGATGTTACTAAGTTTTACACGAGTGATGTTAAGGCTATTAGTGGTTTACCAGCTTATATGCGCACGGAGTATAAGGTTAAAAATTTAGATGCTTCTAGAAGTTTTATAAATAGTGTTAAAAGTTTTCCTGAGAATATTGAAGTTGTACAAGATATGACTTACAATGCATCTGCACCACCATCTTTTAGAAGTGGTGAATCTATAAGTTTACAAATGAATCAATCTATGATTTTGTTACCAGAAAACCCTATGCAATCTCGTTTTTCAGACGAGCGTGTGGGATGGTTTACTTTAGATTATGTAGATTATGGAAGTGAAGCATTAAAATCTGATACCAAAACTTTTATTCGTAAATGGCGTATGGAGCCTAAAGATCCCGAAGCTTATGCTCGCGGTGAATTGGTAGAACCTATTAAGCCTATTGTGTATTATTTAGATCCGGCTACGCCAGAAAACTTGCGTAAATACATAAAAGAAGGCGTAGAGCTGTGGCAAGGTCCTTTTGAGAAAGCTGGTTTTAAAAATGCTATTATAGCAAAAGACCCGCCAAGTAAAGAAGAAGATCCAGATTTTAGTCCAGAAGATATTCGCTATTCCGTAATACGTTATGTAGCGAGTACAACTAGAAATGCTATGGGGCCGAGCGTTTCAGACCCAAGAACGGGAGAAATTATTGAAAGTGATATTATTTGGTATCATAACCATTTACGTTCCTATAGAAATAGGTATTTAATTGAAACGGGCGCCGCTAATCCTGCAGCTAGAACATTAAATACACCCAAAGAAGATATTGGTGAAATGATGAAAATGGTAATTGCTCACGAAGTAGGGCATACCTTAGGTTTACCACATAACATGAGTGCGAGTAAAGCTTATGATGTTGAAAGCTATAGAAATGGTGATTTTACACAAAAAAACGGTATTGCTTCTACTATTATGGACTATGCGCGTTATAATTATATTGCGCAACCTGGAGACCAAAATATTAGGTTTATTAGACAATTAGGAGCTTATGATGATTATGCTATTAACTGGGGGTATCGTGTTATTCCAGAGGCCAATACTCCAGAGGCAGAACTAATAACTCTAGATGGTTGGATTCTTGAAAAAGCTGGTGATCCAAAATATATCTTCGGAAAACAAAGAAGCCGTTTTGATCCTACATCACAAACAGAAGATATAGGAAACGACGCTATAAAAGCGAGTACTTATGCACTTAAAAACTTAAAATATGTTTCTATTCATTTACCAGAATGGACTAGTGATGTTACTAATGATTATGATGATTTAGAGGAGTTATATGATGAGTTATTTGGAGCGTGGCGTCGTTACATTAGTCATGTATTAACCAATGTTGGTGGTGTACATGAGAATTTAATTAACCCGAACCAATCAGGAATCCCGTTTGTAGCTGTACCTAAAGAAACTCAAAAGGCATCCGTGCAATGGTTGCACGAAAATGCATTTACTACACCAAGTTGGTTAGTTGAAAAAGAACTTTTAAGCCGAACAGATTTTGAAGGTTACACAGCGCGTTTAGGTAAATACCAAAGCAGTTTTTTAAATAAATTATTAAGCCAGGAGATTCTAGAACGTTTAATAGATCATGAAACTATAGATGCAAACAATTACTCTGCTTTAGAGTTATTGCAAGATGTTCGTAAAGGACTTTGGACAGAAGCTAATGCAACTAAAAATGTAGATATTTATCGTCGTAATTTACAACGTGCATATATTGAACGTATGGCTTTTTTAATGACGGAATCCTCAGATGTTAGAGCTTTGGCTAGAGGAGAATTATCGGTATTAAAAAAGATAGTTATTAGCGCATCTTATCGTTCTACTGACACTACAACAAAATACCACTATAAAGATTGTTTAGAGCGTATTAATACCATTTTGGATCCTAAGTAG
- a CDS encoding pentapeptide repeat-containing protein, giving the protein MSEHIDDLLRENARLKARLEKLDSKKYLSNKRGVFKFVGTLIAGKNLKKSIYNSINEFNQQHKISIETTSNLVASLIRRITRIGVIGLLLAILPTTLMFYQNNLLKIQNSKIETQTHLAEASRRSTQMFIMGEVLSDVNSELKNNASSRLSNTLAGRIIGLSRAMKPYRYMVGDKLIDEPISPERGQLLISLCKSKISSSFFVDEILQESDFTKSELMDAKLRGSILRDINLNDANLSGSDLMNVDLQNASLKNSNLSHVDMDDAKLINANLEGANLTGAFLIRANLKGANLTNAVLDSVKVDRGDWLLHIRDKLKIKGAAELFETYKVDSVFYYEASKLKKPMILRR; this is encoded by the coding sequence ATGAGTGAGCATATTGATGACTTATTAAGAGAAAATGCACGCCTAAAGGCACGTCTAGAAAAACTAGATTCTAAAAAATATTTATCTAATAAGCGCGGCGTTTTTAAGTTTGTTGGAACTCTAATTGCTGGTAAAAACCTTAAAAAGAGTATTTATAATTCTATTAACGAATTTAATCAGCAACATAAAATATCAATAGAAACCACATCTAACCTTGTAGCGAGTTTAATTAGGCGTATTACCCGAATTGGCGTTATTGGTTTATTGTTAGCTATTCTACCAACAACTTTAATGTTTTACCAAAACAATTTATTAAAAATTCAGAATAGTAAAATAGAAACTCAAACACATTTAGCTGAGGCGTCTCGTCGTTCTACTCAAATGTTTATTATGGGCGAAGTTCTAAGTGATGTAAATAGCGAATTAAAAAACAATGCTTCTTCTAGACTTTCTAATACTTTGGCAGGACGAATTATTGGCTTAAGCCGCGCCATGAAACCATACAGATACATGGTAGGCGATAAGCTTATTGACGAACCTATTAGCCCAGAGCGTGGACAATTACTTATTTCGTTGTGTAAGAGTAAAATTTCATCATCTTTCTTTGTAGATGAAATTTTACAGGAAAGTGATTTTACAAAATCGGAATTAATGGATGCTAAGTTAAGAGGCTCTATTTTAAGAGATATTAATTTAAATGATGCCAATTTATCTGGATCCGATTTAATGAATGTTGATTTACAAAACGCTAGCTTAAAAAACAGCAATTTATCGCACGTTGATATGGACGATGCTAAATTAATTAACGCCAATTTAGAAGGCGCTAATTTAACTGGAGCTTTTTTAATTAGAGCGAATTTAAAAGGAGCAAACCTAACTAATGCGGTTTTAGATAGCGTAAAAGTAGATCGAGGCGATTGGTTATTACATATAAGAGATAAACTTAAAATTAAGGGTGCAGCAGAACTATTCGAAACCTATAAAGTTGATAGCGTATTTTATTACGAGGCTTCTAAGCTTAAAAAACCAATGATTTTAAGACGATAA
- a CDS encoding M23 family metallopeptidase, whose protein sequence is MKKVVSLIYLLGIFQSLTAQNTGEIKQKLDSLANVYTEYKLNNQLQKERFEATITNEKWDSINFDPYRSDIKIQPFEITFSDSIYTSPIDGKKVITSRYGWRRGRAHQGIDIDLVTGDSVRSMFDGIVRFARYSSGHGRIVVVRHYNGLETGYAHLSEYQVKANDTVTAGDIIGIGGKSGNARGSHLHLIVSYKGNYINPEYLFDFSESNAIRNENLWVTKKWVTAQYHGSKRQTELELLTSKSMAEASHKEDSRKKIHVVRSGETLSGISDKYRISLSRLCKSNSIRKTSLLKIGQKLIVSL, encoded by the coding sequence ATGAAAAAAGTTGTTTCTCTCATATACTTGCTCGGTATTTTTCAATCTTTAACCGCTCAAAACACAGGCGAAATAAAACAAAAACTAGACTCTTTAGCCAACGTTTACACGGAATACAAACTAAACAATCAGCTACAGAAAGAACGATTTGAAGCCACCATTACTAATGAAAAATGGGATAGTATCAATTTCGATCCTTATAGAAGTGACATAAAAATTCAACCTTTCGAAATTACATTTTCCGACAGTATTTATACCTCACCTATCGATGGCAAAAAGGTCATTACATCGCGTTATGGTTGGCGAAGAGGCCGTGCTCACCAAGGCATAGATATCGACTTAGTTACAGGAGATTCTGTTCGAAGCATGTTTGATGGTATCGTTAGGTTTGCGAGATATAGCTCGGGCCATGGACGCATTGTAGTTGTACGCCATTATAACGGCTTAGAAACAGGTTATGCCCATTTATCGGAATACCAAGTTAAAGCAAATGATACCGTAACTGCTGGCGATATTATTGGTATTGGTGGTAAATCTGGAAATGCAAGAGGTAGCCATTTACATCTTATTGTAAGTTATAAAGGTAATTACATAAACCCAGAATATTTATTCGATTTCTCGGAAAGCAATGCCATTAGAAATGAAAATTTATGGGTGACTAAAAAATGGGTAACGGCTCAATATCACGGTTCTAAACGACAAACGGAATTAGAACTTCTTACCAGTAAATCTATGGCCGAAGCTAGCCATAAGGAAGACAGTAGAAAAAAGATACATGTAGTTAGAAGTGGTGAAACACTTTCTGGTATTTCTGATAAATACAGAATTTCACTTTCTAGACTTTGTAAATCCAATTCGATTAGAAAAACGAGCCTTTTAAAAATAGGTCAAAAACTAATTGTTAGTCTTTAA
- a CDS encoding YqaA family protein, with protein MKPDPKSKAKKSKFKLLHQYYSYTGFYSFVWQAVKKALPYIIGIVILVYVVNHFFDINKTLTHLTEILPAYGVLSFFFVSETLLGLVPPEIFIAWAGKMYSPWFYLGVLAVLSYGGGLVSYWMGRTITKIPSVHNYIEVKMEKQLKNSKKWGGFLIMVGAVLPLPFSIACLAAGIIEFPFKNVMLFGSLRFIRFALYGILIFSAL; from the coding sequence ATGAAGCCGGATCCAAAATCAAAAGCAAAGAAATCTAAATTCAAGCTTTTACATCAATACTACTCTTACACAGGGTTTTACAGCTTTGTTTGGCAAGCTGTAAAGAAGGCTTTACCTTATATTATTGGTATCGTTATTTTGGTATATGTGGTAAATCATTTTTTTGATATCAATAAAACACTAACACATTTAACTGAAATACTTCCGGCTTACGGTGTTTTAAGTTTCTTTTTTGTTTCAGAAACACTTTTAGGTTTAGTTCCTCCAGAAATTTTTATTGCCTGGGCAGGTAAAATGTACAGTCCTTGGTTTTATTTAGGTGTTTTAGCCGTGCTATCTTATGGTGGCGGTTTGGTATCTTATTGGATGGGGCGCACCATAACTAAAATTCCGTCGGTACATAATTACATTGAAGTAAAAATGGAAAAGCAACTTAAAAACTCAAAAAAATGGGGTGGCTTTTTAATTATGGTTGGTGCGGTATTGCCTCTACCCTTTTCTATTGCTTGTTTAGCAGCCGGAATTATCGAATTTCCGTTTAAAAATGTCATGCTTTTTGGTTCGCTTAGGTTTATCCGTTTTGCGCTTTATGGCATTCTTATTTTTAGTGCGCTTTAA
- a CDS encoding T9SS type A sorting domain-containing protein: MKNNYTLKFLKITLLFFALSLTSLPVFSQTVLTEGDIAFTRINIDDETLSFVLLVPIANSTKFIITDEAWNGSSLDAIESSIEFTATSDFLAGEEISIDTDILSFTSSGSGTASLLSIGAYSPINGNMLGTAGDNLFIYQPENAPGPNDFVAGINANSGIAGTPGNAWSTSTSTSNSFLPSGLTNGTNALGLFPNGGAQIEVNNARYIPTSLHTGDKATILAAIMNLSNWEFDNAVPFPVSSTTFNVTVPCTEPDIPTISYAPETICDGNSALLNISGDLNDATTWYVYTGSCGGTLVGTTTGSTIIVTPTPPSTTYYVRGEGGCATAGSCGTVTITTTPREDASFSYSASAYCADSSDPTPTITGVSGGTFTSSGGLSINSTTGSIDVSASTPGAYTVTYNTSGLCDGSETASVTINTLPTVTFTAPEDLCFDAGNQAGLGSGTATGGVYSGTGVTDDGNGMTYSFDPATAGVGIHTITYTLTNANGCTNAVSDDIEVTNPDAPSVDIITVGLTGGCAEFSTGFTKTDILNGKNVYISNLDDFPLAVGFDGTKWVLFSMDIENTGFENTSVPEGLTPPLTGWVPTQCFDGTMDIYLGAYVCYNGTINDISNLYPEDNLKVYADNTTETPLNASDLVINGNQYYISKTINGCESDRSVIEITVGSEINNEVTLNAGVLTATQSNASYQWFACTGEGDEYLDGETGQSFTATQPGNYKVWISVLDCSVESTCITVSTLGTTEITDNKSNFSMYPNPSSSQVKIKSSLGGQFKIINQLGQTVKSFNVTATIETTVYVGDLSEGMYFVQGTDGASEKLMIKK, from the coding sequence ATGAAAAACAATTACACATTAAAGTTTTTAAAAATAACATTGTTATTTTTTGCTCTGTCTCTTACAAGTTTGCCTGTGTTTTCTCAAACTGTGTTAACTGAAGGTGATATAGCATTTACACGTATAAATATAGATGATGAAACACTCTCCTTTGTTCTTTTAGTCCCAATAGCTAATTCAACTAAATTTATAATAACTGATGAAGCATGGAACGGAAGTTCTTTAGATGCTATTGAATCCTCGATTGAATTTACAGCTACATCAGATTTTTTAGCAGGAGAAGAAATTTCTATTGATACAGATATCTTAAGTTTTACTTCTTCAGGTTCCGGAACAGCCTCTCTTTTAAGTATAGGCGCTTACAGTCCAATTAATGGAAATATGTTGGGAACTGCAGGTGATAATCTTTTTATTTATCAACCGGAAAATGCACCTGGCCCTAATGATTTTGTAGCTGGGATAAATGCAAATAGTGGAATAGCAGGAACCCCTGGAAATGCTTGGAGTACTTCAACTAGTACCTCAAACTCATTTTTACCAAGCGGTTTAACTAATGGTACAAACGCTTTAGGTCTTTTTCCAAATGGAGGTGCGCAAATAGAAGTTAATAATGCTCGCTATATACCGACATCATTACATACGGGTGATAAAGCTACGATTCTAGCTGCTATAATGAATCTTTCAAATTGGGAGTTTGATAATGCTGTGCCTTTTCCTGTATCTTCAACTACATTTAACGTTACAGTGCCTTGTACAGAGCCAGATATACCCACCATTAGCTATGCTCCGGAAACTATTTGTGATGGAAATAGTGCTTTACTAAATATTTCTGGTGATTTAAATGATGCCACAACATGGTATGTCTATACAGGTTCTTGTGGAGGCACATTAGTTGGTACAACAACAGGCTCAACCATTATTGTAACACCAACCCCACCAAGTACAACCTATTATGTTAGAGGTGAAGGTGGCTGCGCTACTGCAGGCTCATGCGGTACTGTAACAATTACAACCACGCCGCGTGAAGACGCTTCTTTTAGTTATAGCGCTTCTGCTTATTGTGCTGATAGTTCTGACCCTACTCCTACAATCACTGGAGTATCTGGAGGTACTTTTACATCTTCAGGAGGATTATCTATAAATTCTACTACTGGTTCTATTGATGTATCAGCTTCCACGCCCGGAGCCTATACTGTAACTTATAACACTTCTGGTTTATGTGATGGATCAGAAACTGCTTCTGTTACAATAAATACTTTACCAACAGTAACCTTTACAGCTCCTGAAGACCTATGTTTTGATGCTGGCAATCAAGCTGGTTTAGGTAGTGGAACAGCTACTGGCGGTGTGTATTCTGGTACTGGTGTTACTGACGATGGTAATGGAATGACTTATTCTTTTGACCCAGCTACCGCTGGTGTTGGAATTCATACTATAACATATACGTTAACCAATGCTAATGGATGTACAAATGCTGTTAGCGACGATATTGAAGTTACTAATCCGGATGCCCCTAGTGTTGATATTATTACTGTTGGTTTAACAGGAGGTTGTGCTGAATTTAGTACAGGCTTTACTAAAACAGACATTCTAAATGGTAAAAACGTTTATATATCTAATTTAGACGATTTTCCTCTTGCAGTTGGTTTTGACGGCACAAAATGGGTTTTATTCTCTATGGACATTGAAAATACAGGATTTGAGAACACGAGTGTTCCTGAGGGGTTAACACCTCCACTAACAGGATGGGTTCCAACTCAATGTTTTGACGGCACGATGGATATCTATCTAGGAGCATATGTTTGTTACAACGGAACTATAAACGATATATCAAATCTTTATCCTGAAGACAATCTAAAAGTTTATGCTGATAATACTACAGAAACACCTCTGAATGCATCTGACTTAGTAATAAATGGAAATCAATACTACATATCAAAAACAATTAACGGTTGTGAAAGTGATAGATCTGTGATTGAAATAACCGTAGGGTCTGAAATTAATAATGAGGTAACATTAAACGCAGGAGTATTAACAGCAACTCAATCTAATGCATCATACCAATGGTTTGCTTGTACTGGTGAGGGCGATGAATATTTAGATGGTGAAACAGGTCAAAGTTTTACAGCAACCCAACCTGGAAATTACAAAGTATGGATTTCTGTTTTAGACTGTTCGGTAGAATCTACATGTATTACCGTATCTACTTTAGGAACAACGGAGATTACCGATAATAAATCTAATTTTTCAATGTATCCAAACCCTAGTTCTAGCCAAGTGAAAATTAAATCTAGTTTAGGTGGACAATTTAAAATTATTAACCAATTAGGACAAACTGTAAAATCATTTAATGTAACAGCAACTATTGAAACTACAGTTTATGTTGGAGACTTAAGCGAAGGTATGTACTTTGTGCAAGGTACCGATGGCGCTTCTGAAAAGCTAATGATTAAAAAATAG